A window from Ciconia boyciana chromosome 21, ASM3463844v1, whole genome shotgun sequence encodes these proteins:
- the PSMB2 gene encoding proteasome subunit beta type-2, producing the protein MEYLIGIQGPDYVLVAADTVAASSIVQMKHDHDKMFKMSEKILLLCVGEAGDTVQFAEYIQKNVQLYKMRNGYELSPTAAANFTRRNLADYLRSRTPYHVNLLLAGYDDHEGPALYYMDYLAALAKAPFAAHGYGAFLTLSILDRYYKPSITREEAVELLKKCLQELQKRFILNLASFNARFIDKDGIHEVDNIPLPKAMS; encoded by the exons ATGGAGTACCTCATCGGCATCCAGGGCCCCGACTACGTCCTGGTGGCCGCCGACACGGTGGCGGCCTCCAGCATCGTCCAGATGAAGCACG ACCATGACAAAATGTTTAAGATGAGTGAAAAGATCTTACTCCTGTGTGTTGGGGAGGCTGGAGACACTGTACAGTTTGCAGAATACATCCAGAAAAATGTTCAGCTCTACAAAATGAGAAATG GTTATGAATTGTCTCCTACTGCAGCTGCAAACTTTACACGACGAAACCTAGCTGACTATCTGCGAAGTCGA ACCCCTTACCATGTCAACCTTCTCCTGGCTGGCTACGATGACCATGAAGGTCCTGCCCTTTATTACATGGATTACCTTGCGGCTCTGGCTAAAGCTCCTTTTGCAGCACATGGATATGGTGCATTCCTTACCCTCAGCATCCTTGACCGCTATTACAAGCCAA gTATCACACGTGAGGAAGCTGTGGAGCTCCTAAAAAAATGTCTACAGGAG CTTCAGAAACGCTTCATCTTAAATCTGGCTTCTTTCAATGCCCGGTTCATTGACAAAGATGGCATCCATGAAGTGGACAATATACCCCTTCCAAAAGCGATGTCCTAA